One window of Nocardia nova SH22a genomic DNA carries:
- the ftsY gene encoding signal recognition particle-docking protein FtsY: protein MGAVTAQAWILIAAIVAVLLVAFVAGFVLYKRRRVSIAPAAEQDKELTDRSGGYTASGGFSFSQGGAGSGTLTPPRPEPVPIERTDDEGQPHIGDDAAVPRDSARRTITDVRLPEPETLTDQQSGGATATAPVAEPETDGAAAPAEPATEIETPVDSAPADTTPTETALTETAPAETAPTEAAPTDTAPAETALPDTAPAETTPPKAAPDDTIAPAPQQPVTTDGGPATAPADAAPVAEPAIAEIEPTAGRLTKLRGRLSRSQNAVGKSLLGLLGGGDLDEDSWEEIEDTLVMADLGTSVTTTVVERLREELAARSVRTSEQARQVLRDVLVEALRPELDRSIRALPHADHPSILLVVGVNGTGKTTTTGKLARVLVADGRRVLLGAADTFRAAAADQLQTWGERVGADTVRGKEGADPASVAFDAVTAGISEGVDAVLVDTAGRLHTKTGLMDELGKVKRVVEKKAEVDEVLLVLDATVGQNGLTQARVFAEVVDITGVVLTKLDGTAKGGIVFQVQHELGVPVKLVGLGEGADDLAPFEPGAFVDALLG from the coding sequence ATGGGGGCCGTGACTGCGCAAGCCTGGATTCTGATCGCCGCGATCGTCGCCGTTCTGCTGGTGGCGTTCGTCGCCGGCTTCGTCCTGTACAAGCGCCGCCGCGTCAGTATCGCGCCGGCCGCGGAGCAGGACAAGGAATTGACCGACCGGTCGGGTGGCTACACCGCGTCCGGTGGTTTCAGCTTCAGTCAGGGCGGGGCGGGTTCGGGCACGCTCACCCCGCCGCGCCCCGAACCCGTGCCGATCGAGCGCACCGACGACGAGGGGCAGCCGCATATCGGTGACGACGCGGCCGTCCCGCGCGATTCGGCCCGCCGCACGATCACCGACGTGCGGTTGCCGGAACCGGAAACCCTCACCGACCAGCAGTCCGGCGGTGCGACCGCCACCGCGCCGGTCGCCGAGCCCGAGACCGACGGCGCCGCCGCACCGGCGGAGCCCGCTACCGAAATCGAGACGCCGGTCGACAGCGCGCCCGCCGACACCACCCCGACCGAAACCGCGCTCACCGAAACCGCCCCCGCCGAGACAGCGCCGACAGAGGCAGCGCCTACTGATACCGCGCCCGCCGAAACCGCCCTCCCGGATACCGCGCCCGCCGAGACCACACCCCCGAAAGCCGCGCCGGACGACACCATCGCCCCGGCTCCGCAGCAGCCCGTCACGACCGACGGCGGGCCAGCGACCGCACCGGCCGATGCGGCGCCGGTGGCCGAACCCGCGATCGCCGAGATCGAACCCACCGCCGGCCGCCTGACCAAACTGCGCGGTCGCCTGTCCCGTTCGCAGAACGCGGTCGGCAAGAGTCTGCTCGGCCTGCTCGGCGGCGGCGACTTGGACGAGGACTCCTGGGAGGAGATCGAGGACACCCTGGTCATGGCCGATCTCGGCACCTCGGTCACCACGACCGTCGTGGAACGGCTGCGGGAGGAATTGGCCGCGCGCAGTGTGCGCACCTCCGAACAGGCTCGCCAGGTCCTGCGCGATGTGCTGGTCGAGGCGTTGCGCCCCGAACTCGATCGCTCCATCCGCGCACTGCCGCATGCCGATCATCCCTCGATCCTGCTGGTCGTCGGCGTGAACGGCACCGGTAAGACCACCACCACCGGCAAACTGGCCCGGGTGCTGGTCGCCGACGGCCGCCGGGTGCTGCTCGGCGCCGCCGACACCTTCCGCGCGGCGGCGGCCGATCAGCTGCAGACCTGGGGTGAGCGCGTCGGCGCCGACACCGTGCGCGGCAAGGAGGGCGCCGACCCGGCCTCGGTCGCCTTCGACGCTGTGACCGCCGGGATCTCCGAGGGGGTGGACGCCGTCCTGGTCGACACCGCGGGCCGCCTGCACACCAAGACCGGACTGATGGACGAGCTCGGCAAGGTCAAGCGCGTGGTGGAGAAGAAGGCCGAGGTGGACGAGGTTCTGCTCGTCCTCGACGCCACCGTCGGCCAGAACGGGCTCACCCAGGCCCGCGTCTTCGCCGAGGTCGTCGATATCACCGGCGTGGTCCTTACCAAACTCGACGGCACGGCCAAGGGCGGCATCGTCTTCCAGGTGCAGCACGAACTCGGTGTGCCGGTGAAACTGGTCGGCCTCGGCGAGGGCGCCGACGATCTGGCCCCCTTCGAACCGGGCGCCTTCGTCGACGCGCTTCTCGGCTAG
- a CDS encoding DUF2237 family protein, producing MTDRNVLGGPLEECGTDPLTGFYRDGCCSTGPEDLGSHTVCTVVTQDFLEHQKSIGNDLLTPRPENNFPGLQPGDRWCVVAVRWLHAHEDGVAAPVVLAATHENALEVVPMETLRKYAVDVPDDVSDLL from the coding sequence GTGACCGATCGAAATGTGCTTGGAGGACCGTTGGAGGAGTGTGGCACCGATCCTCTCACCGGCTTCTACCGGGACGGGTGCTGCAGCACCGGCCCCGAGGACCTGGGCAGCCACACCGTCTGCACCGTCGTGACCCAGGACTTCCTGGAGCATCAGAAATCGATCGGCAACGATCTGCTCACACCGCGACCGGAGAACAACTTCCCCGGGCTCCAACCGGGCGACCGCTGGTGTGTGGTGGCGGTGCGCTGGCTGCACGCACACGAGGACGGCGTGGCGGCCCCGGTCGTCCTGGCGGCCACCCACGAGAACGCGCTCGAGGTCGTCCCCATGGAAACACTGCGCAAATACGCCGTCGACGTCCCCGACGACGTCAGCGATCTGCTCTGA
- a CDS encoding FAD-dependent monooxygenase: MTTVLISGAGIAGSTLAYWLTRNGFEVTVVERARGQRSSGNPVDVRDRALEVVTEMGILPELRAAATAVDRLSFVDARGRAVAAMRVGDSAAGAVEIARADLAGILAGASGDRAEMRWGDGISAIRPAGGQVAVEFESGGRGSYDYVVGADGVHSAVRGLTFGAERELVRHMGIYIATMPVPRAWGGADEVVMYNSPGRSISVHPAGGRPIAAFMFRHSAIADLDYRDTEACRRLLLAEFTGRTGPFDAVLDHLREGGDLYFDAVSRVSLPRWSRGRVAVVGDAASCLSLFGDGSSLAIAGAYTLAEELAAAPDDPDGALQRYESRHREHIGGRHRGVRLASSLMVPGSRPAIGVRNAAVRILART; encoded by the coding sequence ATGACGACAGTGCTGATCTCGGGCGCGGGGATCGCGGGATCCACGCTCGCCTACTGGCTCACCCGGAACGGTTTCGAGGTGACCGTGGTCGAGCGGGCGCGGGGGCAACGGTCCAGCGGGAATCCGGTGGATGTGCGCGATCGGGCGCTCGAGGTGGTGACCGAGATGGGGATACTTCCCGAGTTGCGCGCGGCGGCAACGGCTGTCGATCGTCTGTCCTTCGTGGACGCGCGTGGACGGGCCGTGGCGGCGATGCGGGTGGGCGATTCCGCGGCCGGTGCGGTCGAAATCGCGCGGGCCGACCTGGCGGGCATCCTCGCGGGCGCCTCCGGGGATCGAGCCGAGATGCGTTGGGGAGACGGGATTTCCGCGATCCGGCCAGCGGGCGGGCAGGTGGCGGTCGAATTCGAGTCGGGCGGGCGGGGGAGCTACGACTACGTCGTCGGCGCCGACGGCGTGCATTCGGCGGTGCGCGGGCTGACCTTCGGCGCGGAGCGGGAGCTCGTGCGGCACATGGGGATCTACATCGCCACCATGCCGGTGCCGCGGGCCTGGGGAGGTGCGGACGAGGTGGTGATGTACAACTCGCCGGGGCGGTCGATCTCGGTGCATCCGGCCGGTGGGCGTCCGATCGCGGCGTTCATGTTCCGGCATTCGGCCATCGCGGATCTGGACTATCGCGACACCGAGGCGTGCCGTCGTCTGCTGCTCGCCGAATTCACCGGCAGGACAGGGCCGTTCGATGCCGTCCTCGATCACCTGCGCGAGGGTGGCGACCTGTACTTCGACGCGGTCAGCCGGGTATCGCTACCACGGTGGTCCCGTGGGCGGGTGGCCGTGGTCGGGGATGCCGCGTCCTGTCTGTCGCTGTTCGGTGACGGCTCCAGTCTGGCGATCGCGGGCGCCTACACCCTGGCCGAGGAACTCGCCGCCGCACCGGACGATCCGGACGGCGCGTTGCAACGGTATGAATCCCGGCACCGGGAGCACATCGGGGGCAGGCATCGAGGTGTGCGGCTGGCCTCGTCGCTGATGGTTCCCGGATCCCGGCCCGCCATCGGGGTGCGCAACGCCGCGGTGCGGATCCTCGCACGAACCTGA
- a CDS encoding TetR/AcrR family transcriptional regulator, whose translation MTPEPAGALRADARGNRDQILLTALEVFAERGTDVPMKYLADRAGVGVGTLYRHFPDRDALLIATARAHLNRLADMAETAVAEEPTAWAALCRFLRECLILRLGALADAIEPAVHAMIRSQPRVGEVRTRVTGALADMVGRAQRDGELRGDIDADVLGLLLTTRLHTQPGESITAAVDRVLPILIDGLRPRGPSAP comes from the coding sequence ATGACCCCGGAACCTGCCGGAGCTCTCCGCGCCGACGCGCGCGGCAACCGCGATCAGATCCTGCTCACCGCCCTGGAGGTCTTCGCCGAACGAGGCACCGACGTGCCGATGAAATACCTCGCCGACCGCGCCGGAGTGGGTGTCGGCACGCTCTATCGGCACTTCCCCGACCGCGACGCACTCCTGATCGCCACCGCCCGTGCCCACCTGAACCGCCTGGCGGACATGGCCGAGACCGCTGTCGCCGAGGAGCCGACCGCCTGGGCGGCACTGTGCCGATTCCTGCGGGAATGCCTGATCCTGCGCCTGGGCGCACTCGCGGACGCGATCGAGCCCGCCGTGCACGCCATGATCCGCAGCCAACCGCGGGTGGGCGAGGTCCGCACCCGCGTCACCGGCGCGCTCGCCGATATGGTCGGCCGTGCCCAGCGAGACGGGGAGCTGCGCGGCGACATCGACGCGGATGTCCTCGGCCTGCTGCTGACCACCCGGTTGCACACCCAGCCCGGCGAGTCGATCACCGCGGCCGTGGACCGGGTGCTGCCGATCCTGATCGACGGACTGCGCCCCCGAGGACCGTCGGCGCCCTGA
- a CDS encoding TetR/AcrR family transcriptional regulator: MNAPAPTASAVRIDARRNRARVLAAAQQAFAEYGMSVSLSEIARRAGVGAGTVHRHFPTKLDLLEAVIQQRMDRLTARALSLRDVPDPTAAFLDFCTEVVTRTPGNKAMCDVLDADDGWPRTLLQDAGDRFHLALSHLLDSAQRAGGVRADLTVADVLAIFSGCVAIQRVSNAHRELARPATMLLDAMRAESAVTKPENSPGGRNGSGAGDESAGPGRCPICAAELPRSSTGRPARYCSPACRQKAHRRRRAVGAEPVVAERATAASRTVDRARRV; the protein is encoded by the coding sequence ATGAACGCACCGGCACCCACGGCATCGGCCGTTCGAATCGACGCCCGGCGCAACCGGGCACGTGTCCTGGCCGCCGCCCAGCAGGCGTTCGCCGAGTACGGAATGTCGGTGTCGCTGTCGGAGATCGCGCGCCGCGCCGGGGTCGGCGCGGGGACCGTCCATCGGCACTTCCCGACCAAACTGGACCTGCTCGAGGCCGTGATCCAGCAGCGGATGGACCGGCTCACCGCCCGCGCCCTCTCCCTGCGCGATGTCCCCGATCCCACCGCGGCCTTCCTGGATTTCTGTACCGAAGTGGTCACTCGGACACCGGGCAACAAGGCCATGTGCGATGTGCTCGACGCCGACGACGGCTGGCCGCGGACGCTGCTGCAGGATGCGGGCGACCGATTCCACCTGGCCCTGTCCCATCTGCTGGACTCGGCGCAGCGGGCCGGGGGTGTGCGGGCCGATCTGACCGTGGCCGATGTGCTGGCGATATTCAGCGGTTGCGTTGCGATCCAGCGGGTTTCGAACGCGCATCGGGAACTGGCCCGCCCGGCCACCATGCTGCTCGACGCGATGCGCGCCGAATCCGCCGTTACGAAACCGGAGAATTCCCCGGGCGGCCGTAACGGAAGTGGTGCGGGTGACGAAAGTGCCGGCCCGGGGCGGTGCCCGATCTGTGCCGCGGAATTGCCCCGGTCCAGTACCGGGCGCCCGGCGCGGTACTGCTCACCCGCCTGCCGTCAGAAGGCGCATCGGCGCCGCCGGGCGGTGGGGGCCGAGCCGGTCGTCGCCGAAAGAGCAACGGCCGCTTCCCGAACCGTCGACCGGGCTCGTCGTGTGTGA
- a CDS encoding NmrA family NAD(P)-binding protein, with protein sequence MSDNSDLVLVTGATGTQGGATARALLSRKIPVRALVRDPAAAAARELAELGAELAVGDFDEPATLAAAVAGTHGVFLVPPAAFGPDGWDVDLEATRGLALIDAARHAGTDHIVFTGVASFDNEISWGSAGKRQIEQALADSGLRYTVLRPVRFMENYLAQGLPLDGFADGVNTHLFPSDRPAQMIAVDDIAAVAAIAFADPARFTGQTLELAGDAVAPADAMALISRATGYPVRYNEITEAQADALGEQIGNTWRLTHQGHGWHADIEQVRRIHPGLQTLETWLTTTGAAALKQRLGG encoded by the coding sequence ATGTCAGACAACAGCGACCTCGTACTCGTCACCGGCGCGACCGGCACGCAGGGCGGCGCCACCGCTCGCGCACTGCTCTCGCGCAAGATCCCGGTCCGCGCCCTGGTCCGCGACCCCGCCGCCGCGGCTGCGCGGGAACTGGCCGAACTCGGCGCGGAACTGGCCGTCGGCGACTTCGACGAACCGGCCACCCTCGCGGCGGCAGTCGCCGGAACGCACGGCGTCTTCCTCGTCCCACCGGCCGCCTTCGGCCCCGACGGCTGGGATGTCGATCTCGAGGCGACCCGGGGACTCGCCCTGATCGATGCCGCCCGGCACGCCGGAACCGACCACATCGTGTTCACCGGAGTCGCCTCCTTCGACAACGAAATCTCTTGGGGCAGCGCCGGAAAGCGGCAGATCGAACAGGCGCTCGCGGACAGCGGCCTGCGATATACCGTGCTGCGCCCGGTCCGGTTCATGGAGAACTACCTGGCGCAGGGATTGCCGCTCGACGGATTCGCCGACGGTGTGAACACCCACCTGTTCCCCTCGGATCGCCCGGCGCAGATGATCGCGGTCGACGATATCGCTGCCGTGGCCGCGATCGCCTTCGCCGATCCGGCGCGCTTCACCGGGCAGACCCTCGAACTCGCGGGCGATGCCGTGGCCCCTGCCGACGCCATGGCGCTGATCTCCCGTGCGACCGGATATCCGGTGCGGTACAACGAGATCACCGAGGCGCAGGCCGACGCGCTCGGTGAGCAGATCGGCAACACCTGGCGCCTGACCCATCAGGGCCACGGCTGGCACGCCGACATCGAGCAGGTACGCCGGATCCACCCCGGCCTGCAAACGCTGGAAACCTGGCTGACCACCACCGGCGCCGCGGCCCTGAAGCAACGACTGGGCGGCTGA
- the smc gene encoding chromosome segregation protein SMC, translating into MHLKSLTLKGFKSFASATTLRLEPGITCVVGPNGSGKSNVVDALTWVMGEQGAKALRGGKMQDVIFAGTSGRAPLGRAEVTLTIDNSDGALPIDYSEVSITRRMFRDGAGEYEINGNSCRLMDVQELLSDSGIGREMHVIVGQGQLSAILESRPEDRRAFIEEAAGVLKHRKRKEKAVRKLDAMQANLARLTDLTTELRRQLKPLGRQAEVARRAATVQADLRDARLRLAADDLVARRRELESQQSKEAYAREQQITVQAELDASNAALAQQEFQLSRLTPGAEAAAQTWFQLSALVERVNATIRIARDRARNLAIEQPTGTGRDPEQLEAEADRVQAEEAELLEAVEVASATLEAARDMLIDREQAAKAAEQAHLAAVRAIADRREGLVRLSGQVDNLRHRAQSAEGDIARLSEGLAGARERGDAAEAEFESVQAELSELDAGEEGLDAAYEHAAQALEMVDARVNELRERDREAGKKVASLTARIEALTMGLSRRDGGAWLLDNRQDGLLGPLSGMVRAHSGFEAAVAAALGPIADAVAADTDHTAHAAVRALKEADGGRAALVYGGAARPGDDAATAELPAGARRLADVVEYPDRLRGAVAALTAGTVVVDDLAAAAEVLSARPELRVVTRDGDLSGSGWVLGGSDRAPSQLEVQADIDTATAELESWQRHAEEFEAALSGALAEQDDRKQAVDQALLALHESDQAMVAIYDRLGRLGATARDARGDYERLLTQRAAAEAARDENLTALAELESRLRHAESEQSDLDSDADAGTDAAGQEREQAAAALAEARAMEVEARLSVRTAEERAESVRGKADSLRRAARAERETRARAERAQTARRRAAELAAVVAQSAERIAAELETVVGEAAARRDDLVRRRTECAGQVDQTKERVRALTTQLTQLTDAVHRDEVARAQSALRIEQLETTIADQFGIALDELIAEYGPHVPMPPTALELQEYEQARERGDQVSPPQPMPYDRATQERRVKRAEKDLTTLGKVNPLALEEFAALEERYNFLSTQLEDVKKARQDLLDVVAEVDARILQVFTEAYEDVEREFVGVFGRLFPGGEGRLLLTDPSDMLTTGIEVEARPPGKKVKRLSLLSGGEKSLAAVAFLVSIFRARPSPFYVMDEVEAALDDTNLRRLIGLFEQLREKSQLIVITHQKPTMEIADALYGVSMRGDGITQVISQRLRGQDLVGASS; encoded by the coding sequence GTGCACCTGAAGAGTCTGACGCTGAAGGGATTCAAATCCTTCGCGTCCGCTACGACGCTGCGGCTCGAGCCCGGCATCACCTGTGTGGTGGGCCCGAACGGCTCGGGCAAATCGAATGTCGTCGACGCGCTGACCTGGGTGATGGGCGAGCAGGGCGCCAAGGCGCTGCGCGGCGGGAAGATGCAGGACGTCATCTTCGCGGGCACCTCGGGCCGCGCGCCGCTGGGCCGCGCGGAGGTCACCCTCACCATCGACAACTCCGACGGCGCGCTGCCGATCGACTACTCCGAGGTCTCGATCACCCGGCGAATGTTCCGCGACGGCGCCGGTGAGTACGAGATCAACGGCAATTCCTGCCGCCTCATGGATGTGCAGGAACTGCTGTCGGACTCCGGTATCGGCCGGGAGATGCACGTCATCGTCGGCCAGGGACAGCTGTCGGCGATCCTGGAATCGCGTCCCGAGGACCGGCGGGCCTTCATCGAGGAGGCCGCGGGTGTGCTCAAACACCGCAAGCGCAAAGAGAAGGCGGTCCGCAAACTCGACGCCATGCAGGCCAATCTGGCCCGCCTGACCGACCTCACCACCGAACTGCGTCGCCAGCTCAAACCGCTCGGTCGCCAGGCCGAGGTGGCGCGGCGGGCGGCGACCGTGCAGGCGGATCTGCGCGATGCCCGCCTGCGACTGGCCGCCGACGATCTGGTGGCGCGCCGCCGCGAACTGGAGAGCCAGCAGAGCAAAGAGGCCTACGCCCGCGAACAGCAGATCACCGTGCAGGCCGAACTCGACGCCTCGAATGCGGCGCTGGCACAACAGGAATTCCAGCTGTCGCGGCTCACCCCGGGCGCCGAGGCGGCAGCCCAGACCTGGTTCCAGCTGTCCGCCCTGGTGGAGCGGGTCAATGCGACCATTCGCATCGCGCGTGACCGGGCCCGCAATCTCGCCATCGAACAGCCCACCGGAACCGGCCGCGATCCCGAACAGCTCGAGGCCGAGGCCGACCGGGTGCAGGCCGAGGAGGCGGAACTGCTCGAAGCGGTCGAGGTGGCCTCGGCGACGCTCGAGGCCGCCCGGGACATGCTGATCGATCGCGAACAGGCCGCCAAGGCCGCCGAACAGGCGCATCTGGCGGCGGTGCGCGCCATCGCCGACCGGCGTGAGGGCCTGGTCCGGCTGTCCGGTCAGGTCGACAATCTGCGCCATCGCGCCCAATCGGCCGAGGGCGATATCGCGCGGCTGTCGGAGGGATTGGCGGGCGCCCGCGAGCGCGGCGATGCCGCCGAGGCCGAATTCGAGTCGGTCCAAGCGGAATTGAGTGAACTCGACGCCGGTGAGGAAGGTCTGGACGCGGCCTACGAGCACGCCGCGCAGGCCCTCGAGATGGTCGACGCGCGGGTGAACGAACTGCGCGAACGCGATCGCGAGGCGGGCAAGAAGGTCGCATCGCTGACCGCCCGTATCGAGGCGCTCACGATGGGCCTGAGCCGCCGCGACGGCGGGGCCTGGCTACTGGACAACCGGCAGGACGGACTGCTCGGCCCGCTGTCGGGAATGGTGCGGGCGCACAGCGGATTCGAGGCCGCGGTCGCCGCCGCGCTGGGCCCCATCGCGGATGCCGTGGCCGCGGACACCGATCACACCGCGCACGCCGCCGTGCGGGCGCTCAAGGAGGCCGACGGTGGCCGGGCGGCGCTGGTCTACGGTGGCGCGGCGCGGCCCGGCGACGACGCGGCCACGGCCGAATTGCCCGCGGGCGCACGCCGTCTCGCCGATGTGGTCGAGTATCCGGACCGGTTGCGCGGCGCGGTCGCGGCACTGACCGCCGGTACGGTCGTCGTCGACGATCTGGCTGCCGCCGCCGAAGTCCTTTCCGCCCGGCCGGAATTGCGGGTGGTGACCCGCGACGGTGACCTGAGCGGATCGGGCTGGGTGCTCGGTGGTTCCGATCGTGCGCCCAGCCAGCTCGAGGTGCAGGCCGACATAGACACCGCTACCGCCGAACTCGAGTCCTGGCAGCGTCACGCCGAGGAATTCGAGGCGGCGTTGTCGGGTGCGCTGGCCGAGCAGGACGATCGCAAGCAGGCCGTCGACCAGGCACTCCTGGCCTTGCACGAATCCGATCAGGCCATGGTCGCCATCTACGACCGCCTCGGGCGGCTGGGTGCCACGGCCCGCGACGCCCGTGGCGACTACGAGCGATTGCTGACCCAGCGCGCCGCCGCCGAGGCGGCCCGCGACGAGAATCTGACCGCACTGGCCGAGCTCGAGAGCCGATTGCGCCACGCCGAGTCCGAACAGTCGGATCTGGACTCCGATGCCGACGCCGGAACCGACGCCGCCGGACAGGAACGCGAACAGGCCGCGGCCGCGCTGGCCGAGGCGCGGGCCATGGAGGTCGAGGCGCGGCTGTCGGTGCGCACTGCGGAGGAACGCGCGGAATCGGTACGGGGCAAGGCGGATTCGCTGCGCCGCGCCGCCCGCGCCGAACGCGAGACCCGGGCCCGGGCCGAACGCGCCCAGACCGCGCGCCGCCGGGCCGCCGAACTCGCGGCGGTGGTCGCCCAATCCGCCGAGCGGATCGCCGCCGAGCTGGAGACCGTGGTCGGTGAGGCCGCCGCGCGGCGCGACGACCTGGTGCGCCGGCGCACCGAATGCGCCGGGCAGGTCGACCAGACCAAAGAACGGGTGCGCGCCCTGACCACCCAGCTCACCCAGCTGACCGACGCGGTCCACCGCGACGAGGTCGCCCGTGCCCAATCCGCCCTGCGCATCGAACAATTGGAAACGACCATCGCCGATCAGTTCGGTATCGCGCTGGACGAACTGATCGCCGAATACGGCCCGCACGTCCCCATGCCGCCCACCGCGCTGGAGTTGCAGGAGTACGAGCAGGCCCGCGAGCGCGGCGACCAGGTCAGCCCGCCGCAGCCGATGCCCTACGACCGCGCCACCCAGGAACGCCGCGTCAAACGCGCCGAGAAGGACCTCACCACCCTCGGCAAGGTCAATCCGCTGGCGCTCGAGGAGTTCGCGGCGCTCGAGGAACGCTACAACTTCCTGTCCACTCAGCTCGAGGACGTGAAGAAGGCCCGCCAGGATCTGCTCGACGTGGTCGCCGAGGTCGATGCCCGCATCCTGCAGGTGTTCACCGAGGCCTACGAGGATGTGGAGCGCGAATTCGTGGGGGTCTTCGGACGGCTGTTCCCGGGCGGCGAGGGCCGGTTGCTGCTGACCGATCCCAGCGACATGCTCACCACCGGAATCGAGGTGGAGGCCCGGCCGCCCGGAAAGAAGGTCAAGCGCCTGTCGCTGCTGTCCGGTGGTGAGAAATCCCTTGCGGCCGTGGCCTTCCTGGTGTCGATCTTCCGTGCGCGGCCCTCGCCGTTCTATGTGATGGACGAGGTCGAGGCGGCACTCGACGACACCAACCTGCGCCGCCTCATCGGCCTGTTCGAGCAGTTGCGGGAGAAGTCGCAGCTGATCGTGATCACCCACCAGAAGCCGACCATGGAGATCGCCGACGCGCTCTACGGCGTCAGTATGCGTGGTGACGGCATCACCCAGGTCATCTCGCAGCGGCTGCGCGGCCAGGATCTGGTGGGCGCGTCGAGCTGA